The following DNA comes from Chryseobacterium gallinarum.
ATGAAAGTTATCAATGATTCCTTCCAGTGCTTTAGCGATAAGTACGTGATCGTCTACAATGACTATTGTTTTTTTCATGCTTGTTTTTTTAAAATAATATGGAGTGCCGTTCCGATGTTTTCCTTGCTCTCAAGTTTAAAATCGGCACCGATAATTTCGGCTCTGTTTTTCATATTGGTAAGACCTATTCCGCCGGATGTTATTTTATCCTCATCGAAACCGATCCCATCATCTTTAATTTTAAGTTCCCAAAGAATATCTTCAGAGGTATTCAGGGTAATGGAAATATTCCTGCATTGGGAATGTTTTATACTGTTCTGAATAAATTCCTGGGTAATTCTCAGGAGTACATTTTTATGGACAAAGTCAAGGTCCAACTGTTTAAAGTTATGTTCAAAACTTACTTTGCATTTTTTAAAAGAGTTGGTATTGTCTGCTTCCTCCTGGATTAAAGTTACAATTTCCTTTTGGTTGATATTATCATCCGTTAATGTTTTTGAAAGGCTTCTTAAATCCTGCAATGATTGGTTGATAATTTGAGAAACCTGATCTATTCTTTCATTTACTTCCGGTACTTTGTTTTCATAAAGCATTTGTTGAACGTAAAGGCTTACCAGTGTAAGCTTTTGGCCGATATTATCATGAAGTTCACGCCCGATCTGCTGCATGGTGGCCTGCTGGATTTCTAACTGGGTAGCCAGAAGCTCTCTTTGATGAATCTCATTTTTCATCTCGATTTCATTCAGGTATTCTTTTTTACGCTGCCTGTAGTTTCTGATATAGATCACCACTGCAACGACAAACATTACAAAAAAAATATTGAATAAAATAATAACGATTAAGAGCTCTGTTTTCCCCATATAAATGAACTTGCAAATAAAATATACATCACAATACCTGAAATCAGAAAATAGTCAAAATAGATATTCCAGATTTCCAAATGCTTTCTTAATGGAGAATAAAGTGCAAAAAAAGGAAGCGTTCCAATATAAGACAGCGTTACTCCCAGATTGATATAAAACATTCTGTTTCTGCCAAAATTAAGAATCTCCTGTGAAGTAATTTGTTTGTAATATTCCATCACAATAAGAAGCATTAAAATAAGGCAACCGAAGGTGTAATTAAAAGCAAAAACTATTTTACTACCCGAAAAATACAATTCGTTAGGGATGAAGGAAAGCAGGTAAATAGCTGATAAGATGAAAAAAAGTTTTGGCTTTTTTAAAGACTTTGCAGCATATAACCAGTAGAAAAAAATAAATTGGATAGGCATTACAAAGTAATTGTAATATTTGGCTTTTGAAAAATAGGTGAAGTTTCCCCATCTGCCAAAAGCTTCACAAAGAAAAATAAGGATTAAATAAAACACAAAAAACTTCCAGTATTGTTTTTTGATACGATTATAATGAAAAAGGGCGATAAAGGCGGCTAGTCCTTCTACCCACAGCATGCTTCTGCTTATAAATTCCTGAAAATCAGTCATGTTTTATAGAGGTCATTGTTAAAATAGTTCAACTATGGAGTCTTGAGGAGGTATTAGTTGCCCACTATTTTCTCCGATACCAATATCGTCAGAATCGTCGAGGCCACGGGACTTTTGTGTCATAGCCATTACTTCTCCATTGCCGGATAACGGGTTGAAATCATAATGAAGGCTTTCACCTGTTTCGCTTGTTTTTTTTAATGTAGGTATCATCACTAACGTATGTTTTTCAGCATATTCCCTGTCAACAGGATGGGTAGCCATAATGTCCCAGTTCTCAGCTTTCGGATAGGCGGCATAGTAAAACCTGATCCCTAAGTCCTCTTCTGTAGTTTCGGGATTTATTTTGCCGGCTTCTTCTTCTATCATAGATATGAATCTCTTAAGTTTGGGCAGATCAAACCATATAGAATGGGCATCATCTATTCCCATGCTGTTTTTGATAGCACTCATGTGGTTTTGACGATAATTTCCGACAAGATTTCGGATAAGTGTATTGGACATGGTCCCCGGACGAAGAGGATCGCGGTCGTGAGTAGATTCTTTTTTCATAACTTAACTGTTTATAAGGAATATATTAGTTGATTTGCAAATTTCGCAAAAAAATGCATTAGAAAATACATTAAAAAATGGGGAATTATACTGTTTCTTTTCCGGGTTTTTACGGATTGTGTAACAACTGTAAAAAGAATACATTTTCAACCTTATAAAAATGTAGCAATCAATGAAAAAAACCGGAGAATTTCTCCGGTTTACTGTTTTACACGCATGGGTATTTGTTCTTATCCCTGCAGACATAGTCTATTGTACAACACAATCCTGCAGGGCAGTTCATATTTTCGTCACACATGATAATCGCTGAGGTAATACCACCACTGATTTTTTTCAATTCATTTCTTTTTAGCTTTTTCATAATAATTTGTTTTTTAGTTAATAATCTGTAAGTCAATAAATATAATATTATTTCACTATATTTTGATAATTAATTAAAAAAATAAGTGCTGCAGAGGAATCCACAGCACTTACTTACAAAAATAATGTATATGAAAAAAAACTATTTATTATTCAGTAGGTCGGAAAACCAAACCTGTTTCATCAAAATAATCTAAAGTGATTCTGTCGCCATCATTCACTTTTCCTGCGAGAATCTCACGGGATAATTTATTCAGGACATCTTGCTGGATTACCCTTTTTAAAGGTCTTGCCCCAAATACAGGGTCATAGCCTTTTTCCATCAGGTAGTCTACAGCGTCCTGGGTGAACGTCATGATGATATTTCGTTTAGCCAGCATATCGTTGAATCCCCTTAATTGGTATTGAACAATTTTTCCGATTTCTTTTTTTCTTAAAGGCTGGAACAGTACAATTTCATCAATTCTGTTCAGGAATTCGGGACGTAAAGTTTGTTTCAACAAATCAAAAACTTCTTCCTTCGTTTTATCAACAATTTCATCCTGGTTGGCATCAGTGATATTTTCAAAATTCTCCTGAATCAGATGAGATCCCAGATTGGAAGTCATGATGATAATTGAATTTTTAAAATTTACCACACGGCCTTTATTATCTGTCAGACGTCCGTCATCCAATACCTGAAGTAAAGTGTTGAATACATCCGGATGGGCTTTTTCGATCTCATCCAAAAGAACAACGGAATAAGGTCTTCTTCTTACCGCTTCAGTCAATTGTCCGCCTTCATCATATCCAACGTATCCCGGAGGCGCTCCTACCAGCCTTGAAACACTGTGACGTTCCTGATATTCACTCATATCGATTCTGGTCATATTGTTTTCATCATCAAATAGAAACTCTGCCAATGCCTTTGCCAACTCAGTTTTACCTACCCCTGTTGTTCCCAGGAATAAGAAAGATCCGATAGGCTTTTTATCGTCACTTAATCCGGCTCTGTTTCTTCTGATTGCATCGGCTACAGCCTGGATGGCTTCATCTTGTCCTACTACCCTGTGGTGAAGTTCAGACTCCAGATTTAATAATTTCTCTCTTTCAGATTGCAGTAACTTGGTAACAGGAATGCCTGTCCATTTGGCAATCACTTCAGAAATATTTTCGGCAGTAACCTCTTCTTTGATCAGCTCATTCTGGTGGTTCTGCATTTCAAGCTCCACTTTACTCAGTTCTTCTTCTTTTTCGCGAAGTTTTCCATACTGGATTTCCGCTACTTTAGCATAATCACCGGCTCTGGAAGCCCGTTCTGCTTCAAGTTTCAGAGACTCAATTTCTTTTTTGATCTGGGTAAGGTCTTCGCTTTTTTGTTTTTCTTTCAGCCATTTAGCATTGATTTCGTTCCTTTGCTCGGAAATCTTGGCAATATCTTCTTTTAAATGATCTATTTTGGTTTGATTGCCCTCTCTTGAAATGGCAGCCAATTCAATTTCCATTTGCATAAGCTTCCTGTCTAAAACATCCAGCTCTTCAGGTTTTGAATTGATTTCCATTCTCAATTTTGCAGAAGCCTCATCAATAAGGTCAATGGCTTTATCCGGTAAAAACCTGTCGGAGATATATCTTTGAGACATTTCTACAGCAGCAATGATAGCTTCATCCTTAATTCGTACCTTATGGTGGGCTTCGTATTTATCTTTGATTCCACGAAGAATGGAGATGGCAGATTCTGTATCCGGCTCTTCTACCATTACTTTCTGGAAACGTCTTTCCAACGCTTTATCTTTTTCAAAATATTTTTGGTATTCATTCAGAGTGGTAGCCCCGATTGCTCTCAGTTCACCTCTCGCTAAAGCAGGCTTCAGAATATTAGCCGCATCCATCGCTCCTTCACCTCCTCCGGCACCTACTAAAGTATGAATTTCATCAATGAAAAGGATAATTTGCCCGTCAGATTTGATAACTTCATTTACAACGGATTTTAAACGCTCCTCAAATTCACCTTTATATTTTGCTCCCGCAATCAAAGCTCCCATATCCAATGAATATAATGTTTTATCCATCAGGTTTTCTGGGACGTCTCCACTGATGATCCTGTGGGCAATTCCTTCCGCAATGGCAGTTTTACCTACACCCGGTTCCCCGATGAGGATAGGGTTGTTTTTTGTCCTTCTGGAAAGAATCTGTAACACTCTTCTGATTTCTTCATCCCGTCCGATTACCGGATCCAGCTTTCCTTCTGCTGCTAGCTCGTTAAAGTTTTTAGCGTATTTGTTCAAAGACTGATACGTTTCTTCAGAACTTGCAGAGGTTGCTTTACTTCCTTTTCTTAATTCCTTAATAGCTCCTTCCAGTAAATTTTTCGTAACGCCCATGTCCTTCAACATTTTGGATACCTCCGAACTGGTTTCTAAAAGAGATAGCCATAAGTGTTCAATGGTTACGAATTCATCACCCATTTTCTTGGCGATATTCGGGGCATCCAGCAAAACTTTATTGGCAGATTGTGAGAGATAGATATTTCCTCCCTGTACTTTGGGAAGTTTTTCTATACTTTCTCGGTTGCGTTCCCTTACCAGGCTGGCATCAGCTTCAGATTTTTTTAACAGGAAGGGAGATATATTTTCATCTACCTGGAAGATACCTTCAAGGAGATGTTGAGGCTCGATACTTTGATTACCAAATTCCATAGCAACCTGTTGAGCTGCCTGGATGGCTTCTTGTGATTTTACGGTATATTGGTTTAAATTCATATTCTATATATTTTTTGTAATGATTCGTTTTTAAAATGGAGTGGTAAAAACATCAAGAAACTAAATTCTGAGGCTTAGTTTCTTAATGCCATCAATTATTTAATCATTTATTCGATGACTGTATCGCAAAAATTGTTCAATTATTAAATTTACAAAAAAATAAGACAAAATTTCCGAATTTACTATTTTTAACGTAAAATTAACTTGACAAATTTTCCGGTTCTTGACCATTTTCTTGGAAATTCATGAACAATAGTCAGTCTGAGCATAAATACAGGGGAAGCAAAACCCACAACCAATGAATTCGCTTAAAGACGACGTAAAATTTCAGATTTTTATTTTAGAATAATTACTTTTGCATTTTACCAGATGGAACTTAAAGAAAAACAAAAGAAAATATTAGACGTAGCCGTTGAGCTTTTTAAAGAAAAAGGCTATATGGGAAGTTCGGTAAGGGATTTGGCTACAAAACTCAATATCAAGGCAGCCTCATTATATGCACACATCCGTTCAAAGGAAGAAATTCTGGAATGGATATGTTTTGGCATTGCACAGGATTTTTTTGAAAAGCTTCAGGAGGTAAAAAATACCCCTATTAATCCTAAAGAAAAACTCAACTTATTTCTGGATAAGCATCTATCCGTGGTTCTCCAAAACCGCGATGTGACGCATATCTATTCTAATGAATGGAAGCATCTGGAAGAAAGACTTCCTGAATTTGTGGAACTAAGAAAAAATTACCAGCAGGAAGTAGAATCTCTGATTTCAGAAATCTATAAAGCGGAGAACTGGGAACTGAAATCGCCATCTTTTACCACGAGATTCATTCTTCATACTTTAAATAATTCGTACTTCTGGTTCAAAAGAAGCAGTGACTCTACCGATGAAATAACGGATGAAATAAGAAATAAGATTCTTTTTGGTCTGCTGGGAAATCAGAAATAGTATTATAACTTAATAATTTTTTCAACCTTTCTCTTTTAATTCTGGCTTAATTATTTAGAATCAGTCAAAATATGACGAAAGTCATAAAAATTTTGCCAGCTTCCAAAATCTTTTTAAATTTACACCTAACAAATGTTAGTTAGTTTTATGGATTTTTCAGTTGAATATCTGAAGCTGGATCAGTTGAGACAGCTTCAAACCGACCGGCTGATCAGTTTGATCGGTTATCTGGGGGAGACGTCGGAGTTTTATAAAAGAAAATTTAATGAATCAGGAATATCTCCGCAAGATATAAGGTCGATTGAAGATATCACGAAACTTCCGATTACTTACAAACAGGATTTAAGGGAAAATTACCCGTTCGGTCTATTTACGGTTCCTAAAAGTGAGCTTCAGAGAATTCATTGCTCAAGTGGGACAACAGGAAAGCCAACGGTAGTAGGATATACAAAAGAAGATGTGGAGCTTTTCAGCGAAGTCGTGGCAAGGTCTTTACATGCTGCAGGAGCCAGGCCGGGGATGCAATTGCACAATGCCTACGGTTATGGCATTTTCACAGGAGGGTTGGGTTTACACTACGGAGCAGAGAAACTGGGGATGAGTGTTCTTCCTATTTCAGGAGGCATGACGGCAAGGCAGGTGGATTTGATCATAGATTTTAAACCTGAAGTTATCTGTTGTTCGCCTTCTTATGCACTTACTATTGCGGATGAATTTGCCAGGAGAGGAATTTCGGCAGGCGATATCAGTCTGAAATATGCTGTGCTGGGATCAGAGCCCTGGACGGAGATCATCAGAAGCCATATTGAAGAAAGGCTGGGAGTTCATGCAACAAATATTTACGGCTTAAGTGAAATTATAGGACCAGGAGTTTCAATGGAAGATTTTGAAGAAAAAGGAGGAGCCTATATCTGGGAAGATCATTTTTATCCTGAAATCTTAGATCCGGTAACCAAAAAACCGGTGCCTGTCGGAGAAGAAGGGGTATTGGTAATAACAACGCTGACGAAAAAAGCAATGCCGCTTTTGCGATATTGGACAAACGATATTACAAGCCTTTACTATGACGAAAAAGGCAAAAGAACTATGGTGAAAATGAAGCCTGTCATTGGACGGGCAGATGACATGCTGATTGTAAGAGGAGTAAATGTCTATCCGAGCCAGATAGAAGAAGCTTTTTCCCATGTAAAGGGAGTAGTTCCTAATTATTATCTGACTCCTGTTGAAAAAGAACATATGTGTGTGGCATTAGATATCGACGTGGAAGTTGATGATGATTTTGTAAAAGACCAAAAATTAAAAGTCAATACCGATGATTATTTTAATTTTGTAGGAAGCTTTGGAAAAACAATAGAAAACGAAATAAAAAAACGGGTAGGAATCACCACAAAAGTAAACATTCATACACAGGACAGTTTACCCAAGTGTGAAGGTGGGAAAATTAATAGAATACTAAAAAAATAATGAATTCATTTTATAAACTTAAAACAGTTAAAGTTCAGAAAGATACTCCGGATGCAGTAAATGTAGCGGTAGAAATTCCTGAAGAGCTGAAAGATAAGTTCAGGTTCAAACAGGGGCAGTACCTCAATTTCCGGATGATGATCAACGGTAATGAAGAAAGACGGTCATACTCAATCTGTAATGCTCCAAGTGAAAAAAGCAATACCCTGGAAGTGCTGGTAAAGTTACTGGAAGGAGGAAAGGTATCAGGATATTTTAATGAGCATCTTCATATGGATGAAATGCTGGAAGTAATGCCTCCGATGGGTGGTTTCAATACCTCTTATCATCCTACCAACGTAAAAACCTATGTGGGCCTGGCAGCAGGAAGCGGTATTACTCCGGTATTGTCAAACATTAAAGAAAGCCTTTATCAGGAGCCTAACAGTAATGCTTATCTGTTTTACAGCAACAGAAGTATGAACCATGTTTTAAGAAAAGCTGAAATTGATAAACTGGTAGAGCAGTTTAACGGAAGGCTTAAAGTTGTATACCTGGTAAGCCGTGAAAAACATGAAGACCCGGTTTTTGAAGGGAGAATCTCTCCTGAAAAACTGGATCAGCTGTTTGAAAGATATTCCGATATTGATGTCAGAGAAGCTACTTATTTTATCTGTGGGCCGGCAGAAATGATTAAAGGAATTGCAGATTATCTGAAAAAAGATAAAAAAGTTCCTGCTATTCAGGTTTTATTTGAATATTTCACGGCTCCTGATGAGGAAAATACGGAAGAAATGAGTGACGAATTCAAAGCGATTGCCAATATCGAAAGTATGGTAACAGTAATCATTGATGATGATGAATATTCATTCCACCTTAATTCTAAAAAAGAGAGTATCTTAGATAAAGCATTGAAAGACCAGCTTCCGGTTCCTTTCGCATGTAAAGGAGGCGTTTGCTGTACGTGTAAAGCACAGGTTTTGGAAGGGGAAGTATTTATGGAGAAAAACTATGCGCTTACCGAAGATGAAGTAGCCAGAGGCTATGTTCTTACCTGTCAATGTCACCCGACAACGAATGTGGTGATGCTTAATTATGATGTTTAAAAAATTAATGTAATAATGTAACAATGTAACAATTTACCAGTGTAATAATCACTGGTACATTGCTAGACTGATACATTGTAAAATTGAAAGATTATGGACTTAGAAAAATTTGTTCAATACGTTCACGAAGAAAATAAAGTAGAGCCGAAAGATGTAATGCCAGATGATTACAGAAAACTATTGGTTCGCCAGATTTCACAGCATGCCCATTCTGAAATTGTAGGAATGCTGCCGGAAGCCAACTGGATCTCCAGGGCACCCTCATTGAGAAGAAAAATGGCACTTTTGGCTAAAGTTCAGGATGAGGCAGGACATGGCTTATACCTTTATTCTGCTACTGAAACATTAGGAGACGGAAGCATCAGAGCAGACAGAGATGCTACTTACGATGATATGCTGGAAGGAAAAGCAAAATATTCAAGTATCTTCAATTATCCTACTTTAAGCTGGGCTGATATCGGCGCCATCGGTTGGTTGGTTGACGGAGCAGCAATTATGAATCAGGTAATGCTGATGGGGAATTCTTATGGCCCTTATTCAAGAGCAATGGTAAAAATCTGTAAAGAAGAATCATTCCACCAGAGACAAGGATATGAAATCCTGATGGCCCTTTGCCGTGGAACCAAGCAACAGAAAGAAATGGCCCAGGCAGCATTAAACCGTTTCTGGTGGCCGGCCTTAATGATGTTCGGACCTAATGACGACAGTTCTCCAAATTCTAAAATTTCTATGAACTACAGGGTAAAAAGAGAAAGTAACGATAGCCTTCGTCAGCGATTCATTGATGTTACTGTACCTCAGGCTGAATTCTTAGGGCTGACTATTCCGGATAAAGATCTGAAATGGAATGAAGAAAGACAGCATTATGATTTCGGGGAACTTCCATGGGATGAATTTATGGAAATCCTAAAAGGAAACGGACCTTGTAATAAAAAGCGTATCGAAACTAAACGAAAAGCGCAAAGAGAAAATTCCTGGGTAAAAGAAGCAGCGATTGCTTTTGCAAAAAAACAACAAAAAGAAGTAATATAACAATATACCGATGTAAAAATGTAACAATCAATTGTTATGCTGAGCATCTCATTGATAAACTGGTACATTGATGCATTGTTAAATTAATTAAATATGGCAAATTTAGATATGTGGGAAGTGTTTATTCAGACTAAACCGGGATTATCTCACAAACATGTTGGAATTGTACAGGCGCCAACAGCAGAAATGGCTTTACAGAACGCAAGAGACGTGTATACAAGAAGAAAAGAAGGAACTTCTGTTTGGGTAGTTCCAAGTAAGTATATCGTGACTTCAGAAGGAGTGGATAAAGAAGCTTTCTTTGATCCGGCTGATGACAAACTATACCGTCATCCAACTTTCTATGAGATTCCAAACGATGTAAAAAATATGTAAAACAACTCATGGCTATCAGCTGCTCGCAATTTGCCTTTTAATTGCCAGAAGCCAGATGCCAGAAGCTAGAAGCTAAAAACAATGAACCCATTATATAATTATTTATTAAAACTAGCAGACGACAGTTTCATTATGGGACAGCGTTTGTCTGCGTGGTGTGGTGAAGGTCCTTATTTGGAGGAAGATATTGCATTAACAAATATCGCTTTGGATGAGCTTGGACAAGCGAATAACTTTTATGTGTATGCTTCAAGAGTTATTGATAATGGTAAAAGTGAAGATGATATTGCCTTCTTAAGATATGAACACGAATATGTAAATGCACACTGGACAGAGCTTCCTAATGAAGATTATGCTCAGACGATTCTTAAGGTTTATGTTTTCTCTGTGTATCAGAAACTGATGTATGAAGCATTATCAAATTCTGCAAATGAAGAATTGTCTGCTATTGCTCA
Coding sequences within:
- a CDS encoding sensor histidine kinase; its protein translation is MGKTELLIVIILFNIFFVMFVVAVVIYIRNYRQRKKEYLNEIEMKNEIHQRELLATQLEIQQATMQQIGRELHDNIGQKLTLVSLYVQQMLYENKVPEVNERIDQVSQIINQSLQDLRSLSKTLTDDNINQKEIVTLIQEEADNTNSFKKCKVSFEHNFKQLDLDFVHKNVLLRITQEFIQNSIKHSQCRNISITLNTSEDILWELKIKDDGIGFDEDKITSGGIGLTNMKNRAEIIGADFKLESKENIGTALHIILKKQA
- a CDS encoding 2Fe-2S iron-sulfur cluster-binding protein produces the protein MNSFYKLKTVKVQKDTPDAVNVAVEIPEELKDKFRFKQGQYLNFRMMINGNEERRSYSICNAPSEKSNTLEVLVKLLEGGKVSGYFNEHLHMDEMLEVMPPMGGFNTSYHPTNVKTYVGLAAGSGITPVLSNIKESLYQEPNSNAYLFYSNRSMNHVLRKAEIDKLVEQFNGRLKVVYLVSREKHEDPVFEGRISPEKLDQLFERYSDIDVREATYFICGPAEMIKGIADYLKKDKKVPAIQVLFEYFTAPDEENTEEMSDEFKAIANIESMVTVIIDDDEYSFHLNSKKESILDKALKDQLPVPFACKGGVCCTCKAQVLEGEVFMEKNYALTEDEVARGYVLTCQCHPTTNVVMLNYDV
- a CDS encoding TetR/AcrR family transcriptional regulator translates to MELKEKQKKILDVAVELFKEKGYMGSSVRDLATKLNIKAASLYAHIRSKEEILEWICFGIAQDFFEKLQEVKNTPINPKEKLNLFLDKHLSVVLQNRDVTHIYSNEWKHLEERLPEFVELRKNYQQEVESLISEIYKAENWELKSPSFTTRFILHTLNNSYFWFKRSSDSTDEITDEIRNKILFGLLGNQK
- a CDS encoding phenylacetate--CoA ligase family protein; its protein translation is MDFSVEYLKLDQLRQLQTDRLISLIGYLGETSEFYKRKFNESGISPQDIRSIEDITKLPITYKQDLRENYPFGLFTVPKSELQRIHCSSGTTGKPTVVGYTKEDVELFSEVVARSLHAAGARPGMQLHNAYGYGIFTGGLGLHYGAEKLGMSVLPISGGMTARQVDLIIDFKPEVICCSPSYALTIADEFARRGISAGDISLKYAVLGSEPWTEIIRSHIEERLGVHATNIYGLSEIIGPGVSMEDFEEKGGAYIWEDHFYPEILDPVTKKPVPVGEEGVLVITTLTKKAMPLLRYWTNDITSLYYDEKGKRTMVKMKPVIGRADDMLIVRGVNVYPSQIEEAFSHVKGVVPNYYLTPVEKEHMCVALDIDVEVDDDFVKDQKLKVNTDDYFNFVGSFGKTIENEIKKRVGITTKVNIHTQDSLPKCEGGKINRILKK
- the paaA gene encoding 1,2-phenylacetyl-CoA epoxidase subunit PaaA → MDLEKFVQYVHEENKVEPKDVMPDDYRKLLVRQISQHAHSEIVGMLPEANWISRAPSLRRKMALLAKVQDEAGHGLYLYSATETLGDGSIRADRDATYDDMLEGKAKYSSIFNYPTLSWADIGAIGWLVDGAAIMNQVMLMGNSYGPYSRAMVKICKEESFHQRQGYEILMALCRGTKQQKEMAQAALNRFWWPALMMFGPNDDSSPNSKISMNYRVKRESNDSLRQRFIDVTVPQAEFLGLTIPDKDLKWNEERQHYDFGELPWDEFMEILKGNGPCNKKRIETKRKAQRENSWVKEAAIAFAKKQQKEVI
- the paaC gene encoding 1,2-phenylacetyl-CoA epoxidase subunit PaaC; this translates as MNPLYNYLLKLADDSFIMGQRLSAWCGEGPYLEEDIALTNIALDELGQANNFYVYASRVIDNGKSEDDIAFLRYEHEYVNAHWTELPNEDYAQTILKVYVFSVYQKLMYEALSNSANEELSAIAQKSLKEVRYHYTHAASWMKIFAQGTEESKSRLVKAVENIWEYTKGLFAKTEGEDNLVALNIAPNADALYEEFLAITKKDFADFGLEYPENPFMQPKSRTGYHTEYFGYILCELQYMQRAYPGCTW
- the clpB gene encoding ATP-dependent chaperone ClpB gives rise to the protein MNLNQYTVKSQEAIQAAQQVAMEFGNQSIEPQHLLEGIFQVDENISPFLLKKSEADASLVRERNRESIEKLPKVQGGNIYLSQSANKVLLDAPNIAKKMGDEFVTIEHLWLSLLETSSEVSKMLKDMGVTKNLLEGAIKELRKGSKATSASSEETYQSLNKYAKNFNELAAEGKLDPVIGRDEEIRRVLQILSRRTKNNPILIGEPGVGKTAIAEGIAHRIISGDVPENLMDKTLYSLDMGALIAGAKYKGEFEERLKSVVNEVIKSDGQIILFIDEIHTLVGAGGGEGAMDAANILKPALARGELRAIGATTLNEYQKYFEKDKALERRFQKVMVEEPDTESAISILRGIKDKYEAHHKVRIKDEAIIAAVEMSQRYISDRFLPDKAIDLIDEASAKLRMEINSKPEELDVLDRKLMQMEIELAAISREGNQTKIDHLKEDIAKISEQRNEINAKWLKEKQKSEDLTQIKKEIESLKLEAERASRAGDYAKVAEIQYGKLREKEEELSKVELEMQNHQNELIKEEVTAENISEVIAKWTGIPVTKLLQSEREKLLNLESELHHRVVGQDEAIQAVADAIRRNRAGLSDDKKPIGSFLFLGTTGVGKTELAKALAEFLFDDENNMTRIDMSEYQERHSVSRLVGAPPGYVGYDEGGQLTEAVRRRPYSVVLLDEIEKAHPDVFNTLLQVLDDGRLTDNKGRVVNFKNSIIIMTSNLGSHLIQENFENITDANQDEIVDKTKEEVFDLLKQTLRPEFLNRIDEIVLFQPLRKKEIGKIVQYQLRGFNDMLAKRNIIMTFTQDAVDYLMEKGYDPVFGARPLKRVIQQDVLNKLSREILAGKVNDGDRITLDYFDETGLVFRPTE
- the paaB gene encoding 1,2-phenylacetyl-CoA epoxidase subunit PaaB, with translation MANLDMWEVFIQTKPGLSHKHVGIVQAPTAEMALQNARDVYTRRKEGTSVWVVPSKYIVTSEGVDKEAFFDPADDKLYRHPTFYEIPNDVKNM